Sequence from the Deltaproteobacteria bacterium genome:
CAGTGCCCGGCTGGATACGTTCCGGCAGGTCGGCGAATCCTTGGCCGGCCGTTATTTCCATTTTCGTCTGCATCCGATCTCCATGAGGGAACTGCAAGGGCAACTGACGCCCGACGAAGCGCTGGCGCAACTGAATCGTCTGGGTGGATTTCCGGAGCCGTTCCTGTCCGGCTCCGAGACCGAGGCGGCGCGCTGGCGGAATCAGTATTATACCGATCTGATCCGGGAGGATATCCTTGAATTCGGCCGGCTCCAGGAAATTCGCGCCATGCGTCTGCTGCTGGAATTGCTAAGATCGAGGGTCGGATCACCAATCTCCTACACATCGCTCGCCGGCGACCTGCAAATTGCGCCTAATACGGTGCGCCGCTATCTCGACATTCTGGAGAGTCTGTGCATCATCTTCACCGTGCGCCCCTTTCACACCAATGTGGCGCGGGCCATTTTGCGGGAGCCGAAAATCTATTTTTACGACAGCGGCTTCGTGCTGGGCGACGAAGGGGTGCGGCTGGAAAACACCTGCGCGGTCTGCCTGCTGAAACATGTCCACTACCGGCAGGATCTGGCGGGGGAAGATACAGCCCTGCACTACCTCAGAACTAAGGACAGCAAAGAGATAGACTTTGTCTTGACGAAGGAAGGAAAGGCGACGCACCTGATCGAGGTGAAGCTGTCGGATGATTCACTCTCGCCGGCCCTGCGCCTGTTCGCCAGGAAGACGCCGGATGCCGCGGCATGCCAATTGGTCCAGAACCTGAGGCGGGAACACCAGCAGGACGGCATCTCGATCCTTTCGGCCGGTAAATGGCTCGCCGACCTGTCCGCATGAAACCTTCAGGGACAAAGGACTTGCATGAACGTATCTTTTTTGATACGATATACCCATGAGTGGACCTATCCTATCAGTAAAGTTCTTCCATACAGAAGCTGGCAATGAGCCGGTAAGGTATTTCCTGCGGGATTTACCACCGGAAGATCGCAAGATTATTGGCACAGATATCAAAGAGGTTCAGTTTGGCTGGCCGCTGGGTATGCCGCTGGTACGCAAGATGGAAAAGGACTTATGGGAGGTTCGCAGCCATCTTGAAAGACGAATTTCTCGAGTGCTATTTACTGTGGTTGGCGGCCAAATGATCTTGCTTCATGCCTTTATCAAGAAGTCGCAGGGTACGCCACAGCCGGATTTAGAGATAGCAAGGGCCCGTAAGAATCAGTTGTAGGAGGTGGTTATGAGTAATGAGCATATTGGCAGTGATTTTGATGACTTCCTGAAGGAAGAGGGCATTCGGGAAGAGGTGACCGCAGCCGCTATCAAGCGCGTTATTGCGTGGCAATTGGCAGAAGCCATGAAGAGGATGCACATAACCAAAACTGAAATGGCAGCTCGTATGCGTACGAGCCGCGCTGTTGTAAATCGCTTGCTGGATGAAGATGATACCAGCATTACCCTGGCAACTCTGTCGCGGGCGAGTTTGGCCGTAGGCATCCCACTGAAGATTGAGCTTCAATAATTTCGCCAGGGCTGGTTCACTCTTGCAGATTGAACCAAAACATTAACAATTGGTTCAGGCTGCAAGCCTGAACTAGCAAAGAGCTTTTCTATTTCTTTGGAATTTTTCTTGACAACCCCTGATTGTGTACGTAAACTAAGTCCATTGAACCTAACCTATGAGGTGTTCCATGCAAACCATAAATATCCACGAAGCCAAGACACACCTTTCACGTCTGGTTGATGAGGCCGCCAAAGGCAATGTTTTTATCATTGCCAAGGCAGGAAAGCCGATGGTCAAGGTTATGCCGTTAGCCGCAGCGGAGTTGAAAGGGGCTGAAAAACTGGGGTTCATGTCGGGCGAGATTTTGGTACCCGACGACTTCGATTCTTTAGCGGCAGCGGAGATTATTCAACTTTTTGAAGGAAAGCCCTCGTGAAACTGCTGCTCGATACGCACATTGTCCTGTGGGCTGCCGGCCAGCCCGAAAAGCTCTCTGAATCAGCCCGCATCCTTTTGACGACGCCCGGGAACGTTTTATTTTTCAGCGCGGCCAGTATCTGGGAGATAGTGATCAAACGGGGCCTGGGGCGTGAGGATTTCAAGGTGGATCCACAGCGCTTGCGAAAGATGCTCATCGTGCATGGATACACGGAGCTGCCGGTAACCGCGGAGCATGCCTTGTCGGTAGAGGCGTTGCCCTTGCTTCATAAAGACCCCTTCGACCGCCTGCTCCTGGCTCAGGCCCGCACGGAAGGGATGCTTTTGCTCACGGTTGATGCTCTCGTTATTCAATATCAAGAATCCGTTATAGCTGTTTGAATACCAGCTCATCCTGAGCCTCACCCCCCCGGGCGGGACGCTTCCTGCTCGTGGTGCTGATCATTGCCAACCGAAAAACGAGAATCATTACGGCCAGGGACATGACCGACAGGGAGAAAAAATTTTATCGGAGAAAAAAGCGATGAAGACTCCAAAATTTGAAAATCTTAAAGACGAACGGGAATTCTGGGATAAGCAAGATTCGACGGATTATCTGGATGATTTCGAGGAAGCAGAAAATATAGTTTTCGCCCGTGCCAGAAAGGACGTTCTCTCTCTACGGTTGGAACCAAAAATTTCCAATAAGTTAAAAGAGGTTGCCCATCTGGCAGGACTGCGGCCAACTACGTTTGCCCGGATGCTCATCATTAAAGGTCTCAGAGAGAAACTTGGCGCCTGAAAATTGTTAATACCCAGAAAGTCGGCCGCCCTGAGTGCCGGAATTCCGGTCAAAGGTATCCTGGAGAAGTCCACAACGGAAGGCGATCAGGTCGGATAGAAGGTGTAAAATTATCATTGACTTATAACACGCCATTTTCTATTCTGGCTATCATGGAAAAAGAAGAACGGTGCGAGGCAGCGGTGTCTTGGGAATGCGCCTTTGACTTCGAAAGAATGAGAGGAGGAAAGTTATGCAAACTGAGGAAATTTTACACAGAATAGCAAAACCTTTTATATTGTCGGGTATATATAAAGATGAAACAACGGCCTTAACTGATTTGACATTGGATTATGTCCGACGCAAAATTGAGCAATATGATAATATTATTATCATGTTGAAAAAAAAGCATGGCTGTGGTTTCGACCAATTTACAGAAAAGATAAAAAATAATACATCCGATGAAACAGAGGATGACTGGATAGAGTGGAAGGGCGCCAATGAGATGCGGCAAGCCTGGAGCAATGCTAACAAAATGATCATCTGCAATGAATCATAATTCCCCCCTTTAGCAAAGGGGGGGTAAGGGGGATTTGATGCGCATTTTAAGTCCACAACGGAAGGTCATCAGGACGGATAGATGGTGCAAAATAGAAGACCCCAATTTGCGGTTTCCTGTCTTGACGTTTTGGTGTTAATATGCTACGTCCTGACCCGGAGGTAAGAAACATGAGTGAACCCGCCAAGCGTTCCACAATATATCTGGATCCACCCCTGCATCAGGCACTGCGCATCAAGGCAATTCATACCCAGCGTACCATGTCTGATCTCGTGAACGAGGCCGTTCGTTTTACTCTACAGGAAGACCAGGAAGACCTTGCAGCGTTCCATGATCGCATGATTGAACCGAACCTCTCCTACGAAGAGCTGCTGAACGACCTTCAGACACATGGAAAATTATAAGCTGGCTTTCAAGAAATCGGTTACGAAAGATCTGCTTCCACTTCCCAAGAGAGAAGTTGCCAAGATTCTGAAATGCATTGAATCACTGGCAAAGCAACCGCGTCCGCAGGGCTGCGAGAAACTGTCCGGCCAGGAACGTTATCGCGTCCGTCAAGGCGTTTACCGCATCCTTTACGAAATTCAAGATGATTTGCTGTTGGTCACGGTCGTAAAAGTCGGACATCGAAGTAATGTCTATCGCTCATCCTGAGCCTGTCGAAGGATGGAAAAGCTACAATATTTGTAGATGCAACACCAAAATATGGATATATTTTCAGAATGGAGGGCCGAGCGGAGGGTGGATGAAGGGTGATTTGCAGGCTGCCTCAAATAAAAATATAAAAAAGAGCGGTAATTAAATAAGCACCAATTAGCCCCCTCCCCCCTGCGGGGGAGGGTTAGGGTGGAGGGGATGTTGCCATGAAATCCGAACGTTGAGACCTTTGAAAATCTCCCCTAACCCCTCTTTGACAAAGAGGGGAATAATAAAATCCCCCTTTAGTAAAGGGGGATACAGGGGGATTTGGCATATTGCCAGAAGAAATTCAAAGGTCTCACGTTGCATGCTCCACACCCGCCCCCTGCCCCCCGCCCGTCACCAAAAGTAGGTGCTTTAAGCAAGGGTGGGGGAACGTATCGGGAAGGGTTAGGCAATTGCCTCGTAATCGTCCATTTGAGACCTTTGCACAACTCCCTTATTCGTCATTCCGGTGAACACCGGAATCCAGAAAGTGGCTGATAATACTGGATACCGGCCTTCGCCGGTATGACATAATTGCTGGTTTTATGTAGTTGTGCAAAGGTCACAATTTGCCTAACTGTCTTTTTTATTGACACCGGCCCATTATTTTGCTTTACTCTGGCACGCTGTGTGCTTTAAGAACGGCACATAAGAATTAAAATCCATGAAAGGGGGGTGAAAATTCGCGTCGGTTTGAACCTGGAAAACGGAAAAGCACCGGTAAGAAAATCCATTAATCATAATTCTAAGGAGGAGCAAAAATGTTGACAAAGAAATTGAGAAATCAGAAAGGTTTTACGTTGATTGAAATCATCGCGGTCCTCGTCATCCTTGGCATTCTGGCGGCGGTGGCCGTTCCCAAGTATATGGACCTGTCGGACAATGCAAAGCTCAAGGCGATGGACGGAGCGCTGGCAGCAGGAGCGACCAATGTTTATATGCAGTACTCAAGGGATTTGCTCAGTGATGCCACTTTTGCAGCATTGGGATCGACCGCGCAAGTAACTAAGTTACAACAAGACTTGGTTGCTGCAGGCACGGCTGTGAATAACGTAGGCGACTTTTCAGTATCTTATGCAGTAGATACTCTTACTGGTTGTGGTGGGGCAATAAAGGTAACCATGACGGGTGGACCTCCTGTGATCGGCGGCGCCTACACGGGTATAAGTACCTATTATGGCGGTACAGCTCCAAGTAAGACTTTTTGTATTGTTAATTAGTTGGTTCTAAGCGGTAAATATCCGGGCGGGGAAGCTGAGGGTTGACTGATGTTTCCCCGCCCTCTTTTTAATACCTGAGGACATCCTGCCTCATGCCCAGTATATACCCTTCCAAACAGGCAGCCGTCCCGGCGTTCTTCCTGGTTTCAGCACTACTGCTTTCTTTTTTCTTCAACGGGCAGAAATTTTACGCTTTTCTGGGGACGCAGACTTGCCTGATTCTGGCCCTGGCCGGCGCTCTCTGGTTTGCCTACGAGGGCAAGGAAGAAATCAAAGTCTCAGCGGTAACCTTTCTGATGCTGGTCTTGGCCCTGTGGCTGTTCATCTCCACACTGTGGTCCCGGATCCCGTATCTGAGCATCATCACCGCCTGGTGGCTGGCGGTAGCCGCCCTGGCCTGCGGAATTTTTCTCCTGACGCCTCGGAAGGGATTCCTCTATGCCGCCCTGCTGGGGGCGGCCTTCGTGTCCGGCGGGCTTCAGGGTCTTTTGGCCCTTTACCAGTTCTTTGTCCTGGAGACCCTTCCCAACGGTCTTTTTCTCTACAAGAACCTGCTGGGATCTTTTTTGGTTCTGCTGGTTTTTCTCCTGTGCGGCCTTTTTTTCATCCTGCCCGAAGAAAAAAAAAGTATCCGTTACCTGCTCCTTACGTTCCTTTTTTTTCTGACCTTTGTCGTGGACATTATTCAGAGCCGCGGGGTTTTTCTTAGTCTATTCCTTTCGATGCTGCTGTTTTTTGCCATTGCCCGTTATCTGAAAGCCAACCGCCGCACCCTCGTAACGCTTTTGGTGACGCTTGTGCTGGCCTTTGTCTGTGCGGAACTGGTGAGCCTGTCTGCAACCCTGACCGGGCTGAGCCAGCGGGTGATGAGCCTGGAAAATCCCTTTGCGGCTGGCAAGGACCGGTTTCTCATCTGGCAGGGATGCCTGGAGATGATTCGGGATTATCCGTGGTGGGGGACGGGCCTGGGAACCTACTGGCTCCTGTGGCCGCCCTACCGCTCACCGCTCGACACCAGCGGCGGATATTACGCCCACAACGATTATCTGCAGTTCTGGATTGAAGGGGGCATCCCCTTGCTGATCATTTTGTTGGGGCTCATGTCCGTCATAGCCGTCGCGTTTTACCGGACGATGAACGCGAAAGAACTGCCCCAGGCAAACAAAATTGAGGCATTGTCTCTGTTTGCCGGCCTTATGGCCCTGGCGATCCATACTGTTACTGATTTTAATTTTTACAATATGCCCACCATGATCCTGGCGGGGGTGATGCTGGGCAGGCTGGACATGCTGAGCGCCACGAGAAAATGGCGGCTCGTTCTTCCTGAGTGCCTGAGGGTACGGACTGGCGTGTACAGGACATGCCTCATGCTGGCGAGTTTCACTCTGCTGTCCTTTTTCCTCTGCATGGGTTTATCCTATTATTATTGTGAGCAGGGCAACGAACTGTTTGCAAAAATGAACCATGCCGGTGCAGCACGCAGCTACGACCTTGCCGGCAAACTCTGGAGTTCCTACGATAAACCGCTGTATTCCCGTGCCTATCTGCTGGGAAGTGTGATGAAGCCGGCGGGTAATGATGCGGGTAACAGCGAAACGCGTCGAGAAATTTACGTTCAGGCGAGGGAGTATTTGAAGCGGGCGGAAAAATTGAACCCCTACCAGCCCAGGACCTACCTGACCCGCGCACTGCTGGAGGAATCCATGGGCGCCGAGATGAATGTGATTGCGGGCGTCTTTGAGAAGGCCCTGCAGGTGGATCCTCTGTTTTTAAAAGGCCGGACCGAGTATGGACGCTACCTGGCCCAGTCCGGGCAGAGCCGGAAGGCGCTGGCCATCCTGGAAGCAGGGATGGTTTACTATTATCACCCCGGAAATCCGGAACTGATTCCCTACTACCAGTTGACGTCCATTCTGCGGCGGCAGAGCGGTTATTTATACGGGGCAGCGGAGTTGGATGAAAAAATTGCAGTCATCAAGGAAGAAAGTCGGAAAGCCCGTGCGGCTAAAAAGCGCGACTGGCTGTTTTGAAAGGGAATTGGGACATAATCGGGGACGGGCTCACATTTCCTCTGCCGGTTCAGGCTTGCAGCTTGAACCATTTGTTAATGTTTAGGTTCAATCTTCAACATTGAACCAGCCCGTAGGGTCTTGTCGTAACAGTTTATCCGGTGATATCGTAGTGCAGTTTCAGGGCCGCCTTTACTTGTGATAACAATGCCGTGGGCAAGGTGCCGATGAATTCTACCAACCGGACCTTATCAACAGTCCTTGTCTGGTTGACCATGATTTTGGATCTGCTGGTCAAATTTGCTGTTCCGGCCGGGATTTCGACTTCAAACGAGTAGACTCGGGTCACGTTAGATGTGATCGGAGCGATGGAGACGATGGGCGAATGCTCATTGTTGATGTCATTGGAAACCACGACGGCAGGGCGGACTTTCTTGACTTCAGCACCCACCGAGGGATCGAAATTGACCCAGAAAACATTCCCCTGTTTAAGCGATTCCATCGGCAATAGTCCCTTCCAGATCGGCGTTCATATGTCTGATCTCCTCACCTGCTTCACGGTACTCGACGGCAAGCCTCCGGTTTCGTCTTTCCTTGATAGCGTTGTTGATTGCCTCACTGATAAAGTGGCTTCGTCCTCTGGATTCGACCTCCTCAGTGAGCTCTTGATATGTTGCCCGGGGCAGACTCACATTGATTCGAATAACATTCATAATGTACCTCATTAGTGTGTGATATCTTGAATAATAACTTTAAATCTTTTTCTTGTCAATATTTTTACTGAAGAATTGGTGACGGGTTCACTTTCTTTGCTGCTTCAGGCTTGCAGCGTGGAGCATTTGTTAATGTTTTGGTTCAATCTACAAGATTGAACCAGCCGGAGGCATCCTTGAGCGCCCACACCTCTTCCAGCGTATCGCCTCGGATGACGGGCTTCACCGGGGAAAGGGTTCGGGCATTCTGCATCCACACATCGCGCAAAAGAGTATAGTCGCCCCTTTCTGCCTGGTGGCCGATGATGTATTTTTCACCGAGATTTTCAGCTTTGATGATGATGTCGGTCATAGGAGATAGGAGATAAAAGTTAAAGGTGAATATTGAAGGGTGGGGAACCAAGAGTAATGAAGCCTTTAAACTCTACATATTTATTCATTTTGAAAAAAAGTCTCTACATCCATTTCCAAATCATTTTTTATGATCTTTAGGAGCAAACCATAGGGTACATCTTGATTCCCATGATCAGGGATGGTAGTTTTCCTCCCATCGGGATGTCTGAAACGGATATGTGACCCTTTTTGACGAACTGCTTCGAAACCAAACTTCCTTACCATTCTGATAAGGACCCGGAATGATATTGCGGGAATGTGGGTCAGTGTCTTGCCATTTCAATATCTCTCACGCCCACAAAAGTCATTTGTGCGTCAGTCGCTGGCGATTCTTCCAAAAGACAAACCTCAATGGCTTCCTGGATGTTTTCTAATGCCTCATTAATGGTTCTGCCGTAACTTCTACAAGCCTTGAGGATAGGGCACTCAACAATGAATACGCCGTCCTTGTCCTGTTCAATTATAACCGGATAATGTTTTTTCATTGTTTCCTCCATCATTTTTCCTAGGTCACTAACGGTGCCTTAATATATTTAGAATTCTTACAGTAAACCGACAATTATGATACGGTGATAGGATTAACCAATCATAGGCGCATGTCAAGAGATTTGTGAGCCTCTGTGAGGCCCTCGATGGTCACGCGCCCGGTTGAAGGCTCGGTAATGCGGCTTAAAATCTTCAATAGCGTGCTTTTCCCGGCCCCGTTGCGGCCGATGATACCCAAGGCCTCTCCGCGGCGGATCTCAAAACTCACATCCTTGAGCGCCCACACCTCTTCCATCATATCGCCCTGTATGACGGGCTTTCCCTGGGAAATAGGGGGACACGATGCGGCATCATGTCCCCCTATTTCCCTCGTAGGGTTCGCGCATTCTGCATCAGCACGTCGCGCAAAAGCGTATAGTCACCCCTTTCCGCCTGGTGACCGAAGACGTATTTCTTACCGAGGTTTTCAGCTTTGACGATGATGTCGGACATAGTTAAAAGGGAAAAGTTAAAGGTTGAAAGTTAAAGGTGAATGGTGAAGGGTGAGGAGTTAGGGGTTACCTATCGCCTAACAGGGGCGCTTCGAAGCTGCTTTCTATCAGCCCGGTTATTCCTGCGGATATTTATTACCCTTGGTGCCATTTTTCCCATTTCAATCCGGTGAATAATCGAAAATCATCAATGTTGCGTGTGACCAGAGTTAAACCGTTGGTTGCGGTTATGGCAGCGATCTGACCATCTACAAAGGAAGGGGGCTGTCCTTCAGAGGTTAATCTGGCTCGTTCTACGGCATGCCAGCGGGCGGCACGTTCGTCATAGGGAAGTATAAGCAGATTTCTGTGAACAACCTCTTCGAGGAAGACTTCTAGTAATTCTCGCTTCTTCGAAAGGAGCATCCGATAGCAGCCAAACTGCAACTCATGCCAGATCGGAGCGCCAATGACCAACTCACTTTGATGCTGCTTGCACCGTTCCATTACTCCCTGGTCAGGGGTTGGTTTCACTAATTCAGAAACAACGTTGGTATCCAGGAGATATTTCATGCAGTCCAACCGGACGCTCTACCGGGCGACGGGTCACGTAGATTCTTAAGATCGCTTTCATCAATAACAATACCTTCGGAGGAGATAAGGTTCCTCACTTTCCCGAGACTTGCCCAGAATCCTTGCCCGCCTTCCACCATGCGTCTGTAGTCTCTTTCGGGAAGTAACATCGCTACCGCTTTTCCGTATCTGGTAATCTCTACAATAGATCCTTCCTCCACTTCGCGAAGGATGGAAGGAAGCTTGTTCTTGGCTTCCGCCACCGAAACGCTTCTGCTCATCGCTTTTCACCTCGCTTCATATAACCGTTGGGGGTATTATAGCCATAATGATGGCTATGTCAAGCTTATTTTCATCTGTTCCGTTACATTTAGATAAACGTTCCCCCGCCCGGACAGTTCCGGGTGAAAGCCTGTACCCACCTCCAGCAGGCTTGCTACGCGGCCATTGATCGGAATCTTGGGACACGATCCCGATTTCTGCGAAATTGGGTCATGTCCCGAAATTCCCGGTAATGCGGCTCAAAATCTTCAATAGTGTGCTTTTTCCGGCCCCGTTGCGGCCGATGACGTATTTTTTACCGAGGTTTTCAGCTTTGATTATGGTGTCGGTCATAATGACTCAGTTAAAGTAAAATGTGAAAAGTGAAAAGAATAAAGATGTTTGCGGTATTTGCAACGGCTGGCTGGACCTAATTTACCTCTGCAAGTAGAGAAAAATATTCTTCGCGGCTAATGTTGGCCGAACGGAGGTTGTTTTTGATAATAAACACCGGAATCTCTTGCCAGTCGGGAATTACAATGGGCCTTGCGATGCCATCTTTGGTATAAACATAATGATCACCTTCGATTCTGACGCAAGTGAATCCGGCTCTTTCAAAAACCCGCATCAGCTTCCGTGCTGGTATAGGCGATATTTTTGGCATTTAACCATGAACTGACATGAGCTCAGTTGCAATTAGACGTGGCGTCAGCCAATCTCCAAATCCTGCTTTCTCATACCCCGATTCGCTCAAAATATCTTCTAAAGTGCCCATTTTTTGGGCTTCTTCAAGAAACAAACGAACCGCAGTCTTTAGATTATTACGGGCATCATCAACAGTGCCACCGCAACTGGAAACATCAAGTTTTGGCGAGTAGGCCACATATGTGTTGCCCTCTTGAAAAACGATGCTGTCAAATTCAATATTAATCATTTCGAATCCTCTTTTCTCAGGTCCCTTTCCGGCATGCCTTCTATCAAATTCACGTTTTCACAACCAGATCAGTTTTCTTTTTCTGGCCCTCTCGACAGATTCCGCGACTTGCTGTGTGCAGAATTTGTATTACCTTACCGTTGAGGATTATATTCCACCCCGCTGTTATCTGCAAGCATTAAGGTGAATTGGGGGGGACGGATTCACATTTCCTCTTTAACTGCCCCCTCTTTGGTGTAAGTCTTGCCGTAACCCGTTTAACCCGAGCGCAGATTATAAGGAACTCTATCAATTAGGGATATCTGCGGCGTCCGTCGGGAAAACACGGGAGGCCGTCACCTTCCTGAAAGTCGCCAAGCTGAAGGTACCGCCCACTGATACGGAGTTTCTTGAAAAGATTGACAAAAACCTGGCGATTCATAGCGGGGAGGGGAAAGTAACCACTTCTTGGTTTTTTCCTTTGCCTTTATTGCCTGCTTCTGGTATTCTCTACCCATGAACAAGAAGCAGCGTAAGATCCTTCACGACATTTACGAAAAACCAACCCGTTGCGATGTCTCATGGCGGGATGTCGAATCTCTTTTCAGGGCAATAGGGTCAGATATTTATGAAGGCGATGGGTCGCGTGTTTCGGTAGTTTTCAATAAACGGGTTCTTGATATCCACAAACCACACCCGAGCGGCGACATGAAAAAATATGCAGTCGAAAAAGTAAGGGATTTTTTGAATATAATAGGAGTAAAGCCATGAGTAAAAACTTTCTCAAATACAAGAATTACGTCGGTAGCGTCCGGTTTGACGCAGATGATCGTATCTTTCACGGGAGCGTCCTGGGCATCAATGACGTTATAGGATTTGAAGGCTCGTCGGTGGAGGAGCTTGAGAAAGATTTCAAGGCGGCCATTGACGACTATTTCGAGACATGCCGGAAAATCGGCAAAAAACCGGAAAAACCTTTTAAAGGCGCCTTCAATCTTCGACTGGATCCGTCTCTCCATGAGATACTTGTAACCGGCGCTTTAAGCGAGGGGAAGACCTTGAACGCGTTTATCAAGGATGTTTTGGTAAAAGCCGTTTCCGAGGTGCATGCCTGAGCAAGGAATTGGGGACGGGTTCACATTT
This genomic interval carries:
- a CDS encoding type II toxin-antitoxin system HicB family antitoxin, with the translated sequence MSKNFLKYKNYVGSVRFDADDRIFHGSVLGINDVIGFEGSSVEELEKDFKAAIDDYFETCRKIGKKPEKPFKGAFNLRLDPSLHEILVTGALSEGKTLNAFIKDVLVKAVSEVHA